The Triticum aestivum cultivar Chinese Spring chromosome 3A, IWGSC CS RefSeq v2.1, whole genome shotgun sequence genome includes a region encoding these proteins:
- the LOC123059316 gene encoding oryzain alpha chain-like — MRRVMAASPLLLLLLVSLVSTAAATSDTSESWERKRSEEETRQIFREWKAMHGTTNSSLDEEEQRAYTMFKHRLGLIDRQWHDQGYSVFSWERGRSEEETRKIFAEWKARKPVTTYSSIAHEEHRYTIFKEDLRKIDQHNAGYAIGVHNNNRCLNQFSHLTQEEFEAVCCGFWPEEPSEAKLQRIGEIQELLRQAFTRPLI; from the coding sequence ATGAGGAGGGTCATGGCGGCGTCACCGCTGTTGCTGCTCTTGCTGGTGTCGCTGGTGTCGACGGCGGCCGCCACCAGCGACACATCGGAAAGctgggagaggaagaggagcgaggaggagacccggcagaTCTTCAGGGAGTGGAAGGCCATGCACGGCACGACCAACAGCTCCCTCGATGAGGAGGAGCAGCGCGCGTACACCATGTTCAAGCACAGGCTCGGCCTCATTGACCGGCAGTGGCATGACCAAGGCTACTCCGTCTTCTCctgggagagggggaggagcgaggaggaaacGCGCAAGATCTTCGCGGAGTGGAAGGCACGAAAACCAGTTACTACCTACAGCTCCATCGCCCACGAAGAGCACCGGTACACCATATTCAAGGAGGACCTGCGCAAAATCGACCAGCACAACGCTGGCTACGCCATCGGGGTCCACAATAACAACAGATGCCTCAACCAGTTTAGCCATCTCACCCAAGAGGAGTTCGAAGCCGTTTGCTGCGGGTTCTGGCCGGAGGAGCCATCCGAGGCCAAATTACAGAGGATAGGCGAGATCCAGGAGCTGTTGCGGCAAGCATTTACCCGTCCCTTAATTTAA